A genomic stretch from Gemmatimonadota bacterium includes:
- a CDS encoding LamG domain-containing protein codes for MSLHFFQLSRGTLTLIFLSITTACGGPEKAIEESLRAHILFFANFEKGVDALDSLGDPLATFDTANTNHIKQGGNPDGYLAFNPDAGALNYSGKNNLSYSANSAWSGSIAFWLKADIASFDESYPEPFHVGKKESGKYPWDDAVVFVDFKKADGTLRFGCYPNKEQPVTDDVVAARVISVPVNWRANDWHHIAITWSNFNSGKADAEWALYIDGKEAGRKGPLQQNMTWDIETLVMRFNHFKYPGEIDEIAVFDKALTPDEAKYLTDPKSPLNKLFYKKSERR; via the coding sequence ATGTCGCTCCACTTTTTCCAGCTATCTCGCGGCACTCTAACCCTCATATTTCTATCAATCACAACAGCCTGTGGTGGCCCTGAAAAGGCCATTGAAGAGAGCCTGCGAGCACACATACTTTTTTTTGCCAACTTTGAAAAAGGCGTGGATGCCCTCGACAGCCTTGGCGACCCATTGGCTACCTTTGACACAGCCAACACCAACCACATCAAGCAAGGCGGCAATCCCGACGGATATTTGGCTTTTAATCCAGATGCGGGCGCACTCAATTACAGCGGTAAAAACAATCTCTCCTACAGTGCAAACAGCGCGTGGTCTGGCAGCATTGCATTCTGGCTCAAAGCCGACATCGCCAGCTTTGATGAAAGCTACCCAGAACCCTTTCACGTTGGAAAAAAAGAGAGTGGGAAATATCCCTGGGATGATGCAGTTGTATTTGTCGATTTCAAAAAAGCCGATGGCACGCTTCGATTTGGGTGCTATCCCAATAAAGAACAACCAGTTACCGACGATGTAGTCGCAGCCCGTGTGATTTCTGTACCGGTCAACTGGCGTGCAAATGACTGGCACCACATTGCGATTACCTGGTCCAACTTTAACAGTGGCAAGGCCGATGCAGAATGGGCGTTGTATATAGATGGCAAAGAAGCAGGGCGCAAAGGTCCGCTTCAACAAAATATGACCTGGGATATAGAAACCCTCGTGATGCGATTTAATCATTTCAAATACCCTGGAGAAATTGACGAAATCGCTGTTTTTGACAAAGCCCTGACGCCCGACGAAGCCAAATACCTTACGGATCCCAAAAGCCCACTGAACAAACTTTTTTATAAAAAAAGCGAACGGCGATAA